A single genomic interval of Oxyura jamaicensis isolate SHBP4307 breed ruddy duck chromosome 26, BPBGC_Ojam_1.0, whole genome shotgun sequence harbors:
- the SOX13 gene encoding LOW QUALITY PROTEIN: transcription factor SOX-13 (The sequence of the model RefSeq protein was modified relative to this genomic sequence to represent the inferred CDS: deleted 2 bases in 2 codons): MSMRSPVSPHLELDGAGSMVNCTIKTEEKKEGGYESPPGAAPSAEPRPSDPPGPPPREGTDPQALPQESCSPASDALEPRRSAFEPAVSGQEKLDFNKNLKEVMPTIEKLLSSDWKERLLGRNAAETKEVKGTQESLAEKELQLLVMINQLSTLRDQLLTAHSEQKNMAAMLFEKQQQQMELARQQQEQIAKQQQQLIQQQHKINLLQQQIQQVNMPYVMIPAFTPSHQPLPVTQDPQIALPIQPIPCKPVDYPVQLLHSPPPPTLKRPSGSSHLQMQETSQPLNLTAKPKGSELPSASSSPSLKMSSCQSLTPSHGAARDLQTSPSNLPLGFLGEGDAITKAIQDARQLLHGHSGAMEGALSHPYRKDHVGIDASPVKERLEEAPAHRLDEALLSCEMDGSRHFPESRNNNHIKRPMNAFMVWAKDERRKILQAFPDMHNSSISKILGSRWKSMTNQEKQPYYEEQARLSRQHLEKYPDYKYKPRPKRTCIVEGKRLRVGEYKALMRNRRQDARQGYLIGPQGSQMPPASSDVLYPRPVGMQLTPPLMEHYLPRSMDPNMPVIVNTRSLKEGDGGDDGHSVADGEMYRYSEDEDSEGEDKSDGELVVLTD, encoded by the exons ATGTCCATGAGGAGCCCCGTTTCTCCCCACCTGGAGCTCGATGGGGCGGGCAGCATGGTGAACTGCACCATCAAGAcggaggagaagaaggaaggcGGCTACGAGTCcccgccgggggctgcccccagcgCCGAGCCCCGTCCCAGTGATCCCCCGGGACCACCGCCGAGGGAGGGCACGGACCCCCAGGCCCTGCCACAG GAGTCCTGCTCGCCCGCCAGCGATGCGCTGGAGCCCCGGCGCTCGGCCTTCGAGCCGGCTGTCAGCGGCCAGGAGAAGCTGGACTTCAACAAGAACTTAAAAGAGG TGATGCCAACCATCGAGAAATTGCTGTCCAGTGACTGGAAGGAGCGGCTGCTGGGCCGAAACGCTGCCGAGACCAAAGAAGTGAAGG GAACCCAGGAGAGCCTGGCGGAGAAGGAGCTCCAGCTCCTCGTCATGATCAACCAGCTGTCCACGCTGCGGGACCAGCTCCTGACGGCGCACTCGGAGCAGAAGAACATGGCCGCGATGCTCTtcgagaagcagcagcagcagatggagcTGGcgcggcagcagcaggagcag ATCgcgaagcagcagcagcagctcatccagcagcagcacaaaatcAACCTGCTGCAGCAACAGATCCAG cagGTCAACATGCCGTACGTCATGATCCCCGCCTTCACCCCCAGCCACCAGCCTCTCCCCGTGACGCAGGACCCCCAGATAGCGCTGCCCATCCAGCCCATCCCCTGCAAACCAG TGGATTACCCcgtgcagctgctgcacagcccccCTCCTCCCACGCTGAAGAGACCCAGCGGCTCGAGCCACCTCCAGATGCAG GAGACCTCGCAGCCGCTGAACCTGACGGCCAAACCCAAAGGCTCCGAGCTTCCCAGTGCCTCCAGCTCGCCCAGTTTGAAGATGAGCAGCTGCCAATCCCTCACGCCAAGCCACGGGGCTGCGAGGGACCTGCAGACCAGCCCGTCCAACCTGCCTCTGG GCTTCCTGGGCGAAGGCGATGCCATCACCAAAGCCATCCAGGACGCGCGGCAGCTGCTGCACGGCCACAGCGGGGCCATGGAGGGAGCGCTGAGCCACCCCTACCGCAAG GATCACGTCGGCATCGACGCTTCCCCGGTGAAGGAGCGGCTGGAGGAGGCCCCCGCGCACCGCCTGGACGAGGCTCTGCTGAGCTGCGAGATGGACG GCTCGCGGCACTTCCCCGAGTCCAGGAACAACAACCACATCAAGCGGCCCATGAACGCCTTCATGGTGTGGGCGAAGGATGAGAGGAGGAAGATCTTGCAAGCCTTCCCCGACATGCACAACTCCAGCATCAGCAAGATCCTGG GCTCCCGCTGGAAATCCATGACGaaccaggagaagcagccctaCTACGAGGAGCAAGCCCGGCTGAGCCGGCAGCACCTGGAGAAGTACCCCGACTACAAGTACAAGCCCCGGCCCAAGCGCACGTGCATCGTGGAGGGGAAGCGGCTGCGCGTGGGCGAGTACAAGGCGCTGATGCGCAACCGGCGGCAGGACGCGCGGCAGGGCTACTTGATAGG GCCCCAGGGCAGCCAGATG CCCCCCGCCTCCTCGGACGTGCTGTACCCGCGGCCGGTGGGCATGCAGCTAACG CCCCCCCTGATGGAGCACTACCTGCCCCGCAGCATGGACCCCAACATGCCCGTCATCGTCAACACGCGCAGCCTCAAGGAAGGCGACGGCGGGGACGACGGGCACTCGGTGGCCGACGGCGAGATGTACCGCTACAGCGAGGACGAGGACTCGGAGGGCGAGGACAAGAGCGATGGCGAGCTGGTGGTGCTGACGGActga